One part of the Rutidosis leptorrhynchoides isolate AG116_Rl617_1_P2 chromosome 1, CSIRO_AGI_Rlap_v1, whole genome shotgun sequence genome encodes these proteins:
- the LOC139890743 gene encoding uncharacterized protein gives MGKNGKKQKNQRIRKDASYYLQENDDQQHQQQHHETHSDAEEEHEPDDELPSSPDDINLPSKFSLYQQSVQSPKGDISYLQKFFLTYVGGRAPLHLQEDFCGTALLSTEWLRSDSRRTAIGLDLDVEALEWCIENNVNKIGADLSSRIFLYHGNVLQPQEAKLVKSNLQNVMNNLTIENKDTNSEPVAISETLPPRDIICAFNYSCCCLHSRRELVSYFKHARNALSKKGGIFVMDLYGGTSSECELRMQRRFPNFTYTWEQAGFDIVQRKTRISLHFTLQKKKLRHAFSYSWRLWSLPEIKDCMEEAGFRSVHFWMRQMPDSQNIKSIEGFGAGQDIKYEEVTSFQQQDSWNAYIVAVS, from the exons ATGGGGAAGAACGGAAAAAAGCAAAAAAATCAACGAATTCGCAAAGACGCATCTTACTACCTACAAGAAAATGATGatcagcaacaccaacaacaacatcacgaAACTCACTCTGAtgccgaagaagaacatgaaccagATGACGAACTCCCATCATCACCTGATGATATTAATCTCCCTTCAAAGTTCTCTCTTTATCAACAATCCGTACAG tcacCAAAAGGAGACATTAGTTATCTGCAAAAGTTCTTTTTGACTTATGTTGGTGGCAGGGCTCCCCTTCATCTTCAAGAAGACTTTTGTGGCACTGCTCTCCTCAG TACAGAATGGCTTAGAAGTGACTCAAGAAGGACAGCCATTGGTTTAGATTTGGACGTTGAGGCTCTTGAATGGTGCATCGAAAACAACGTCAACAAAATCGGAGCAGATTTATCTTCAAGAATCTTTCTTTACCATGGAAATGTTTTGCAACCTCAAGAAGCAAAATTAGTGAAATCCAATCTTCAAAACGTTATGAATAATTTAACAATTGAAAATAAGGATACCAATTCTGAACCCGTTGCTATTTCTGAAACGCTTCCACCTAGAGACATAATATGTGCATTCAACTATAGTTGTTGCTGTCTTCACAGTCGTCGTGAGCTCGTTTCTTATTTTAAACATGCCCGAAATGCGTTGTCTAAAAAAGGCGGGATTTTTGTTATGGATTTATATGGAGGTACATCATCTGAATGTGAACTAAGGATGCAAAGAAGATTTCCAAATTTTACG TATACTTGGGAGCAAGCTGGGTTTGATATCGTTCAAAGGAAAACAAGAATCAGTCTGCATTTTACTTTACAGAAGAAAAAACTCCGTCACGCGTTTTCATACAGCTGGAGATT GTGGTCATTACCGGAGATTAAAGATTGTATGGAAGAAGCTGGATTTCGATCAGTTCATTTTTGGATGCGTCAAATGCCCGACAGTCAGAATATTAAAAGCATTGAAGGATTTGGTGCAGGCCAAGATATAAAGTATGAGGAAGTTACAAGTTTTCAACAGCAAGATTCATGGAACGCTTATATTGTTGCTGTTTCCTAG